In Rutidosis leptorrhynchoides isolate AG116_Rl617_1_P2 chromosome 2, CSIRO_AGI_Rlap_v1, whole genome shotgun sequence, one genomic interval encodes:
- the LOC139888250 gene encoding uncharacterized protein has protein sequence MAQKDIDNDPYDHQLRVYAAVLLQEYEDAKRDELSILQQQAKIRWLTDGDKSTSYFHGILRSRKHKSMVESICDEHGTRLYGDEVAQQFVNHFQNFLGSTDNVISLNEVGDIFTNKLSRSVADKMVMEVTDNEIKDAMFSIDSTKAAGPDGYSSHFSRKHGNWLIVSINQSAFVPGRHIQDNILVTQELLKCYNRASGPQRCALKIDLQKAYDTVNWSFLEMALKGFGFHPLIIKWIMAGVTTARFSICVNEVAHGYFKSGRGLRQGDPISPYLFTIVMEVLNLILVKEIRNSKEFQFHFGCKRLKLSHVGFADDLLVLCHGDLNSVKVVKKALDVFSSVSGLGVIDCKGLVDKVRAKVGSWRNKKLSYAGRLQLIASVLSSMQIYWASVYMLPCCVIAEIEKVLKSFL, from the exons ATGGCTCAAAAGGATATTGATAATGATCCTTATGACCATCAATTGAGAGTGTATGCTGCTGTGCTGTTGCAAGAGTATGAAGATGCTAAAAGAGATGAGCTGAGCATTTTGCAACAACAAGCTAAAATTAGGTGGTTAACAGATGGAGATAAAAGTACTAGTTATTTTCATGGTATTTTAAGGAGTAGAAAGCATAAAAGTATGGTGGAGAGTATATGTGATGAACATGGTACAAGATTATATGGAGATGAAGTGGCCCAACAATttgttaatcattttcagaattttTTAGGGAGTACTGATAATGTTATCTCTTTAAATGAAGTTGGTGATATCTTTACCAATAAGCTTTCAAGATCTGTTGCAGATAAGATGGTCATGGAGGTTACTGATAATGAAATAAAGGATGCAATGTTTAGTATTGATAGTACTAAAGCTGCAGGTCCTGATGGCTATTCTTCTCATTTTTCAAGAAAGCATGGGAATTGGTTG ATTGTGAGTATTAATCAAAGTGCTTTTGTGCCTGGTAGACATATTCAAGATAATATCCTGGTAACCCAAGAATTATTAAAGTGTTATAATAGAGCTAGTGGGCCACAGAGGTGTGCACTTAAGATTGACTTGCAAAAAGCTTATGATACTGTGAATTGGAGCTTTCTAGAGATGGCATTGAAGGGTTTTGGCTTCCACCCTTTGATAATTAAATGGATTATGGCAGGTGTCACAACTGCTAGATTTTCTATCTGTGTAAATGAGGTGGCACATGGTTATTTTAAAAGTGGAAGGGGTTTGAGGCAAGGGGATCCTATATCTCCATATTTGTTTACTATTGTGATGGAGGTTCTAAACTTGATCTTGGTAAAGGAAATTAGGAATAGTAAGGAATTCCAATTTCATTTTGGATGTAAGAGATTGAAGTTATCACATGTCGGTTTTGCAGATGACCTTTTGGTCCTTTGTCATGGAGACTTAAATTCTGTGAAGGTGGTTAAAAAGGCTTTAGATGTGTTTAGTAGTGTTTCTGG ATTGGGTGTTATTGATTGTAAAGGTCTTGTGGATAAAGTGAGAGCTAAAGTTGGCAGTTGGAGAAATAAAAAGCTATCTTATGCAGGTAGGCTGCAACTTATAGCTTCTGTGCTCTCCTCAATGCAAATATACTGGGCTTCAGTCTATATGCTTCCATGTTGTGTAATTGCAGAGATTGAGAAAGTGTTGAAAAGTTTCTTGTAG